In Pseudomonas deceptionensis, a single window of DNA contains:
- a CDS encoding TRAP transporter substrate-binding protein: protein MFKHTLKALVCAFPLFAGFASAADPISIKFAHVVAEHTPKGQGALLFKKLAEERLPGQVKVEVYPNSSLFGDGKEMEALLLGDVQLLAPSLAKFEHYSKPIQIFDLPFLFNDINALDRFQQSPQGQALLKSMEGKGLTGLGYWHNGMKQLSANKALYEPKDARGLKFRVQASAVLDEQFKALRAAPRKMSFAEVYQGLQTGVVNGTENTWSNYESQNVYEVQKFFTESDHGAIDYMVITNTKFWNGLPADVRSTLDAVMAEVTVEVNKQAEVLNAASRQRIVDAGTSEIIILTPEQREMWRESMRPVWKKFEGDIGVDLIQAAEQANQSS from the coding sequence ATGTTCAAGCACACCCTAAAGGCGTTGGTCTGCGCATTCCCGTTATTCGCAGGTTTTGCGAGCGCTGCCGACCCCATCAGTATCAAGTTCGCCCACGTCGTCGCCGAGCACACGCCCAAGGGGCAGGGCGCACTGCTGTTCAAAAAACTCGCTGAAGAGCGTTTGCCCGGGCAGGTCAAGGTCGAGGTCTATCCGAACTCCTCGTTGTTCGGTGACGGCAAGGAAATGGAAGCGCTGCTGCTGGGAGACGTGCAACTGCTGGCGCCGTCGCTGGCCAAATTCGAGCACTATTCCAAGCCGATCCAGATTTTCGACTTGCCGTTCCTGTTCAACGACATCAACGCGCTCGACCGCTTCCAGCAGAGCCCGCAAGGTCAGGCACTGCTCAAATCCATGGAGGGCAAGGGCCTGACCGGCCTGGGTTATTGGCACAACGGCATGAAGCAGTTGTCTGCCAACAAGGCGTTGTACGAGCCCAAGGATGCCCGCGGCCTGAAGTTCCGGGTGCAGGCGTCCGCGGTTCTGGATGAGCAGTTCAAGGCCCTGCGCGCCGCGCCGCGCAAGATGAGCTTTGCCGAGGTCTACCAGGGTTTGCAGACCGGCGTGGTCAATGGCACCGAGAACACCTGGTCGAACTACGAGAGCCAGAACGTGTATGAGGTGCAGAAGTTCTTCACCGAGTCCGATCATGGCGCCATCGACTACATGGTGATCACCAACACCAAGTTCTGGAACGGTTTGCCCGCAGACGTACGCAGCACCCTGGATGCGGTGATGGCCGAGGTCACGGTCGAGGTGAACAAGCAGGCCGAGGTGCTGAACGCGGCCTCCCGGCAGCGGATCGTGGACGCGGGCACCAGCGAAATCATCATCCTTACCCCTGAACAGCGCGAGATGTGGCGTGAGTCCATGCGCCCGGTGTGGAAGAAGTTCGAAGGCGACATTGGCGTCGATCTGATCCAGGCCGCCGAACAGGCCAACCAAAGCAGCTAA